The following coding sequences are from one Cryptosporangium aurantiacum window:
- a CDS encoding glycoside hydrolase family 3 protein, with protein sequence MYPYQDATLPIDQRVEDLLTRLPLEDKAGLMFQPMTGVGNLDAPNLFGSPSTREFLDRRINHANILFARSAREIAEWHNAVQAEALRHPLGIPVTISTDPRHHFTDNPATALVAGPFSQWPEPLGFAAIGDADLVARFADVVRREYLAVGIRTALHPQIDLATEPRWARQSSTFGEDADLTARLGVAYIRGLQGEQVGPESVSAMAKHFPGGGAQKDGEDPHFPYGREQVYPGGRFDYHLEPFRAAIAAGVSQLMPYYGMPIGTEHEEVGFGFNRSVLTDLLRDRLGFDGIVCTDWGILSNTCWGVEHLSYEQRMLKALDAGVDQFGGEWRTDVLVGLVTAGAVTEERLDTSVRRLLREKFRLGLFDKPYVDADRADTVVGTATARADGLAAQAAAHTLLINAADGPARLPLGSGLRIYAEGYTAADLGARATLVESPAEADVALLRLHAPYEQRGEAGSVESFFRAGSLAFPADEILRIRAICATVPTVVSVYLDRPAILAEIADAAASLVVNFGAAPEASVQVLFGEAEPLGTLPFDLPSSMAAVEASRPDVPFDTADPTFRFGDGLRYLSWTPSAAPPPVAAAAAAPTGRYDLTTTTFGTLLDDPDARGIIVRHVPELPEHPLIDLARGLPFTAVLDLASGQLDTGTAAALKADLATL encoded by the coding sequence ATGTACCCGTACCAGGACGCCACGCTCCCGATCGACCAGCGCGTCGAGGACCTACTCACCCGCCTTCCGCTCGAGGACAAGGCCGGGCTGATGTTCCAGCCGATGACCGGCGTCGGCAATCTCGACGCCCCGAACCTGTTCGGCTCCCCGTCCACCCGGGAGTTCCTGGACCGCCGGATCAACCACGCGAACATCCTGTTCGCCCGGTCCGCCCGCGAGATCGCGGAGTGGCACAACGCCGTCCAGGCCGAGGCGCTCCGGCACCCGCTCGGCATCCCGGTCACGATCTCCACCGACCCGCGGCACCACTTCACCGACAACCCCGCGACCGCGCTGGTCGCCGGTCCGTTCTCCCAGTGGCCGGAACCGCTCGGCTTCGCCGCGATCGGCGACGCTGACCTCGTGGCGCGCTTCGCCGACGTCGTCCGTCGTGAGTACCTCGCGGTCGGCATCCGGACCGCGCTGCACCCGCAGATCGACCTGGCCACCGAACCGCGATGGGCCCGCCAGAGCTCGACGTTCGGCGAGGACGCGGACCTCACCGCGCGGCTCGGCGTCGCCTACATCCGGGGTCTGCAGGGCGAGCAGGTCGGCCCGGAGTCGGTCTCCGCGATGGCCAAGCACTTCCCGGGCGGTGGTGCGCAGAAGGACGGTGAGGACCCGCACTTCCCGTACGGACGCGAGCAGGTCTACCCCGGCGGCCGCTTCGACTACCACCTCGAACCGTTCCGCGCCGCGATCGCCGCCGGCGTCTCTCAGCTCATGCCGTACTACGGCATGCCGATCGGCACCGAGCACGAGGAGGTCGGCTTCGGCTTCAACCGGTCGGTCCTCACCGATCTGCTCCGCGACCGGCTCGGCTTCGACGGCATCGTCTGCACCGACTGGGGCATCCTGTCCAACACCTGCTGGGGCGTCGAGCACCTCTCCTACGAGCAGCGCATGCTCAAAGCCCTGGACGCCGGCGTCGACCAGTTCGGCGGCGAGTGGCGGACCGACGTCCTCGTCGGGCTGGTGACGGCCGGAGCCGTCACCGAGGAGCGCCTGGACACTTCCGTCCGTCGTCTGCTGCGGGAAAAATTCCGGCTGGGCCTCTTCGACAAGCCCTATGTGGACGCCGACCGCGCCGACACCGTAGTAGGAACAGCCACCGCACGCGCCGACGGTCTCGCCGCCCAAGCCGCGGCGCACACCCTGCTGATCAACGCCGCCGACGGCCCCGCCCGCCTGCCGCTAGGCTCCGGCCTGCGCATCTACGCCGAGGGCTACACCGCCGCCGACCTCGGTGCCCGCGCGACGCTCGTCGAGTCCCCCGCCGAGGCCGACGTTGCCCTGCTGCGCCTCCACGCCCCCTACGAGCAGCGCGGCGAGGCCGGCTCGGTCGAGTCGTTCTTCCGCGCCGGTTCACTGGCGTTCCCCGCCGATGAGATTCTGCGGATCCGCGCGATCTGCGCCACCGTGCCCACAGTCGTCAGCGTCTACCTCGACCGGCCCGCGATCCTCGCCGAGATCGCCGACGCCGCCGCATCCCTCGTCGTCAACTTCGGCGCGGCGCCGGAGGCGTCCGTCCAGGTCCTGTTCGGCGAAGCCGAACCGCTGGGGACGCTCCCGTTCGACCTCCCGTCGTCGATGGCCGCGGTCGAGGCCAGCCGGCCCGACGTGCCGTTCGACACCGCCGATCCGACCTTCCGCTTCGGCGATGGTCTCCGTTACCTCAGTTGGACGCCGTCCGCGGCGCCACCGCCGGTAGCGGCAGCCGCGGCGGCGCCGACCGGGCGGTACGACCTGACCACCACCACGTTCGGGACGCTGCTCGACGACCCGGATGCCCGCGGGATCATCGTCCGCCACGTCCCCGAACTGCCCGAACACCCACTGATCGATCTGGCCCGCGGCCTCCCGTTCACCGCGGTACTCGACCTGGCCAGCGGTCAGCTCGACACGGGGACAGCCGCCGCACTGAAGGCGGACCTCGCGACGCTGTGA
- a CDS encoding MFS transporter — translation MTTQSPIGPTDAAAPADAFAHAAPDAAGAAQGPVAPNAVTAPDAADAAENPDLAATADTSRRSPRLRRLLVTFAPANLGLFLLWGAVPGILLPLQIEGLDPSDKAANLAVVTTIGAFVAMLAQPLAGTLSDRTRSRYGPRASWIVGGTLCGGLALLGLAAANTLVQIAVAWTIVQIAYNFVQGPLSAVLPDRVPTARRGTFSAVVGFAAMLGALGGQVAATGFADHVGAGYVTFAGIALVTLALFVALNPDRDNRAAPRRPFSARALLRSYYFDPRRHPDFAWAFLGRLLLYLGYFVVLNYQLYVLQDYVGLGDDAVDFIPVLGAVMLVTTLIATAIGGPLSDRIGRRKPLIYLAAVICALGLIGPWVTPTTTGMLLFAAIGGFGFGFFQSVDTALVSEVLPAQEDFAKDLGVVNIAATLPQVLAPAAAGAVVVVLGYAALFPVGIVLLLLGGLAVAPIKSVR, via the coding sequence GTGACGACGCAGTCACCGATCGGGCCCACCGACGCGGCCGCACCCGCCGACGCATTCGCCCATGCGGCGCCCGACGCCGCCGGCGCGGCCCAAGGCCCCGTCGCGCCCAACGCGGTCACAGCGCCCGACGCGGCAGACGCGGCCGAGAACCCCGACCTCGCCGCGACGGCCGACACCTCGAGGCGCTCACCCCGCCTCCGCCGCCTCCTGGTCACGTTCGCACCGGCGAACCTCGGCCTGTTCCTCCTCTGGGGCGCGGTCCCGGGGATCCTGCTCCCGCTCCAGATCGAGGGCCTCGACCCGTCGGACAAGGCCGCGAACCTCGCGGTCGTCACCACGATCGGCGCGTTCGTCGCGATGCTGGCGCAGCCACTGGCCGGGACACTCTCCGACCGCACCCGCAGCCGCTACGGGCCCCGCGCGTCCTGGATCGTCGGCGGCACACTCTGCGGCGGCCTGGCCCTGCTCGGCCTGGCGGCGGCGAACACGCTGGTGCAGATCGCGGTCGCGTGGACGATCGTCCAGATCGCCTACAACTTCGTACAGGGCCCGCTGAGCGCCGTCCTTCCCGACCGGGTGCCCACCGCGCGGCGGGGCACGTTCTCGGCCGTGGTCGGCTTCGCCGCGATGCTCGGCGCCCTCGGCGGCCAGGTCGCCGCCACCGGGTTCGCCGACCACGTCGGCGCCGGTTACGTCACGTTCGCCGGCATCGCGCTGGTCACGCTCGCGCTGTTCGTCGCGCTCAACCCCGACCGTGACAACCGGGCCGCGCCGCGCCGGCCGTTCTCGGCACGAGCGCTGCTGCGCAGCTACTACTTCGACCCGCGCCGCCACCCCGACTTCGCCTGGGCGTTCCTCGGCCGCTTACTGCTCTACCTGGGCTACTTCGTCGTGCTCAACTACCAGCTCTACGTCCTGCAGGACTATGTCGGGCTGGGCGATGACGCGGTGGACTTCATCCCCGTACTCGGCGCGGTCATGCTGGTCACGACGCTGATCGCGACCGCGATCGGCGGCCCGCTCTCGGACCGGATCGGCCGCCGCAAGCCGCTCATCTACCTCGCCGCGGTGATCTGCGCGCTGGGACTGATCGGGCCGTGGGTCACGCCGACCACCACCGGCATGCTGCTCTTCGCCGCGATCGGCGGGTTCGGGTTCGGCTTCTTCCAGTCCGTCGACACCGCGCTGGTCAGCGAGGTACTTCCGGCGCAGGAGGACTTCGCCAAGGACCTCGGCGTCGTCAACATCGCCGCGACCCTCCCGCAGGTGCTGGCCCCCGCAGCCGCCGGGGCGGTGGTCGTCGTACTCGGTTACGCGGCGCTGTTCCCCGTCGGCATCGTTCTGCTGTTGCTCGGCGGCCTGGCCGTCGCCCCGATCAAGTCCGTCCGCTGA
- a CDS encoding TetR/AcrR family transcriptional regulator C-terminal domain-containing protein: protein MAQPDTGAATGRRRGRPPRIDRARIVAAARELDPETLTMQAVAERLGVDRKALNYHVNDRERLLELVASDALATRLGSLQLPHDGDWQDAVRVYTRAMRDAMIGIGALFDYVRMPLSGGEAALASVEGLLQVLVRAGFTADEAGRTVALLAELLVSSARDAVLIERHGVHPQLVEVRRVLDAAPADAMPGLRGLRDLGLQAGDAQLEFDLEVVLAGLEQRLARDR from the coding sequence ATGGCACAGCCGGATACCGGTGCGGCGACGGGTCGTCGACGTGGCCGGCCACCGCGGATCGACCGCGCACGGATCGTGGCCGCGGCACGTGAGCTGGATCCGGAGACGCTGACGATGCAGGCGGTCGCCGAGCGGCTCGGCGTCGACCGGAAGGCGCTCAACTACCACGTCAACGACCGTGAGCGTCTGCTGGAGCTGGTCGCGTCCGACGCCCTGGCGACGCGGCTCGGGAGCCTTCAGCTCCCGCACGACGGTGACTGGCAGGACGCCGTGCGGGTCTACACCCGGGCGATGCGGGACGCGATGATCGGCATCGGCGCGCTCTTCGACTACGTGCGGATGCCGCTGTCCGGCGGCGAGGCCGCGCTGGCGTCCGTGGAAGGGCTGCTGCAGGTGCTGGTGCGGGCCGGTTTCACCGCGGACGAGGCGGGGCGCACCGTTGCTCTGCTCGCGGAGTTGCTGGTGTCCTCGGCCCGGGACGCGGTGCTGATCGAGCGGCACGGGGTGCATCCGCAGCTGGTCGAGGTGCGGCGTGTGCTGGACGCCGCACCCGCCGACGCGATGCCGGGGTTGCGGGGTCTGCGGGACCTCGGCCTCCAGGCAGGCGACGCGCAGCTGGAGTTCGATCTGGAGGTTGTGCTCGCCGGGCTGGAGCAGCGACTGGCACGTGATCGCTGA